From the genome of Dermochelys coriacea isolate rDerCor1 chromosome 1, rDerCor1.pri.v4, whole genome shotgun sequence:
tacataccacagcttccacatccagtcatcctcaatgtgtctttcactaaaggagtcactcccacagctgcctctgtatctgtcatctccttcccacctaaatcctgttaatctgggaaacacaagccacaccaaaaagaccacacaccccccagcaaaagcaaaccccaaacaagcaccacaagccaaactcccctttcaaactcccctgtttagagctctgtttgctagctcctgtgccgctgcctgactggctggctgcctttatagggcccctagtcagaagccccactccctaagcagggctcagctgctctctcagcacaaagcccctacacacacacacaaatactaaaaatacaaaaccaagtacaactaccttctcctccaacagaactcccactcaaaatcccctgtttagagctctgtttgctagctcctgtgccgctgcagctgtctgagaatGAAGGGGAAAACTGCAATAAGGGAATATACTTCAGTTTCAAGCTGCCACAGGACTGCTATAAACAGTGATAAGAGATCATTTTAAAGTTATAGCTGATACCTTGgcaatatccttttttttttccttattttgaataatttaattattgaaaaagaaaaatcacttttaaaaattcattttgtaaGATGATCCTAATTTCATACCTGAATGGTAATTGAGAATTATGCATAAACCTTGGGATTTATATATTAAATTTATGGAAGCCTGAAAAGTTGAACTCCTCTAGCAGGAAACTACCAGATCCTAAAGATACCAAGAGCATTATTTCTGGATAGATTGTTGTACTGGTTGGAAGTTCCAGGCTGCGAGCAGGCAATGATACTTTATtttggggtgcggtggggggggatATGAAATATTCCATTTGGGGTAAAAACTTCACAGATTTTCCTAAtggaaataaactgaaaaaatgcaCTGTAGGTTAAATATTGGGAACACTAACCTTTGACAGTGTTATCTTAAAGAGAGGGTTGTAGGATTGGAACGGGACGTGGCCCTGTATGACTGGAATGCAGAAGGGTTCTAGCCTCATAGGTTGTGGGTAGGAGTCAGAAAGGGAGCTGACCCAGGAGGATTGGCctttgaagtttttcctaatttcctttCTCAGATGTGTTGactcttttttcatttgttttaggtCTGCTATTTAACGGTGACGCATTCTTTTCCAAAAGACTGGATATTGCAATCTTCTAGCTGTTAAAATGCAAAACTGCTATCACAGTATTTCATGTGCAAAAGCTAGTAATTGCAGTGCaactgaaataaaagtaaaacaaaaaaacaaaaaaaaaccccaaatcccagtaaataaggtttttctcTGTAAAATTCCTATTTTCATTGATTGATTTCATTGTTTGAtgttttctttgggtttttttttttaggtcacATCAGGTCCTTCTTCTAGGCCCCACTCTACAGAAGGCCAACTATTCCCTAGGCATGCAAGTGCTAAAACTATATCTCCCCAAACATCTGACAGCAGCATCTCGCCAGCAGCTGATTTTGACACTCCGCCTGAATTCTCCACTTGCTTGGATAATTCTGCTGCTAAACACAAGCTTTTAATAAAACCACGGAACCAGAGATCTAGTAAAATGAGAAGACTTCCTTCGGTAATTGTAAAAATAAACAGAGAACTCAGCACTGACTTTAACCTACACATTCTTACTTGACTTGCCATTCTTATTTCAGCCTCTATAAGCATGTATTAAGTAGTGCCAGAGCTGTGAATGGATACTTCATTGCTTTCTAATCACTAATGTTTAATAAGCGTTGTGTATGCATCTGGAATACAGCCCCTAAGGGCAACGTATAAACTGCACACTGCGAGAGGGGATTACTTGTTAGTTCTCTTGATATAAGGATTTATGGCTACATTTCATTTCTTCTTAAAGTTACCATGAGGTGCTATTTCAGTGTTTAACCGTGATGATAAAGTTGATGCTCTAGTAGCATTTgttactcattttttaaaaaccagagcATAACTTGATTGTAACATATTTTTGTGGATGGAAATTTGGTCTGTCAAATCTGACCCTTTAGAAAGAATTTTGTTgttgggctttaaaaaaaatccccgaGGCAACTGGGACATTTTTACCTTTAGAAAGGCACATAAATAAGAGATCACATGGCCTATGAGTGGGAGCCAAATTCTAGTTCCTGGGAACATTGTGCATTCCAATCCCCTTTATGTGGGGCTATCCAATCACTTAACCTTATGTGGCTTCACCAGCAAAGGTGGAAAATTGAGCAAAAAATATGCCCTcgcaaaaaaacattttttgtaccCCAGTGAAGTTTTTCTGAGTAAAAAAGACAGCCATTTGAGAACACATTTTTCTGACTCTgtctcaaatcttgattttttttaattaaaattgtacaGGCTCTTAATACATTATTTGCATTAGTGTGTCTGGATATTTTGAACCTTCTTTAAGACATAAAGACATTAATATCATTTTCCCCCAATTATGATGTCAAGAggatttgttgttttttcaaaaccAGTAAGCAACTTTTGTGCTTGGGAAAGCAATCTTGAGCTATGCATAATGACAATGCAGGCTGTATCAGAGAAGCATGAAAAGCAGCCATGGAAAAGGCTATCTAATCCATTCCTTTCTGCCAGTGCAGGAGTGTTGCCAAAGTATAGTCACTATTGCTTTGTCCAGTCCTGTCTTAAATAACCAGTGATAGAGCCTCCCTGATTTCCCTTGGAAAGCTTTTGCACTGTCTAATAGATCTTACCACTAATTTTTTCCTCATACAATTTTGTCTGAGTACTTCTGTCCTAATCTACATCCTGTTTTTATATTCCTGGACCTTTATTTGGCATAGTCTACATTTTATACTGAACTAGCATGGTAACTTTGTTGTTCCCAAAACTGGGAGTAGAATGAGACGTAAGTCACTTTAGAATGCAAGCTTTGTAGTCCTCAAATTAGTACCTACATCTAAAATATGGATTTACACAATAGACTATAATGGTTCAGTAAGATAACAAAGGCACTGTATGAAAATGCATATTCCACAGGttaataaaatgctttgaaataatCCTGTATATTCAGCCAGTTCTAAGTACATATTTACAAAAGCTTACCTGATGTGTTATCAAAAGACCTCCCAAATAAATAGATCCtttataagcttttgtgaaatatttttaactcttaaaagaaaacaaaagctacAAAAGATTGGAAGGGTGTGTCACAATTTGACTAAAGATAAGAAGACCATCTGCTGTACGTTATCGTATTTAATACTTTTATTCTGCTATTCCCTTTGCATAGACTTGCTACTCCAAGGTCAGGCCTTACAAAGAAGGGTTTGTGTGATGTGTAATAGCATGATGGAGTTGCTTTTTGCCACTGGAGCACCACAATGTAGCCAAATTGCACTGGTGAATCCAGCCCCAAAAACTTATCCCCAGAGTCCTACAGCTTCAGCTTTGCTGGATATTGGCTACAGATACAAAGGCATCAGAGGTTAATTATGTAGGGGCAGGAAATGACATCTTCATTTGATTTCTTGATAGTTTGGTTAGAAAATTATTATACATATACATAATACAGCTTGCCAAGCATAATACGATGAAATCAGCATATAGTACTTAAATATAAACTAATTAGCTATGTGTGTTCAagacagggactgtcttcctCTATCTTTGGAAAGCAGTTGCCAGACTGTGGGCTCTGCCACAgtctaaacaataaataaaagtgTGTGAAgttataaagaaataataaaatcttAATACTTGTTTGCTCTTTATAGCGGACCCAATCAGAGTCTCTGAATGACTTGAGCTGCACCCCAGAAGAAGAGGAGCACGATGGAAGAGAGATGCTGACAGACTTGACATATGAAGTCTTCACCACCAGCCACCAGAAGCTGACACACAGCACAGCTGTGACAAGTGATGTGGCCTCCTGGCAGAGACCTGAAATGCCTAAAGACTTTCCCCATGGCTTGAGACACAGAGACGAAAGGCCTCCCACACGGCAGTTCACTTTTGAGTCTGCCATTGTACAGGAAGCCTCATTACACGAGAATAATCCTGAGGGCTGCCAAACTATGCTGGAATTAACACATTCTGAGTCAGATTATCCTTCTCCTTTAGAGCCTAAAGAAAAAGTAATCACCCTGTATCCCCCTCCGGATAGAGAAACACAAAGGGAAAAAGAGCCCTCGGGAACACTGAGTGAGTCCACCAGGAATGTGTGTGATGTGTCAGTTAATACTTTAAATCAAGAAAATAAACAGTTTTTTAATGGGTCTTCAGTGAATAATCTGCTGTCTGAAGAGGATACTTCAACCAGTACTGGCAGTTTTTCTTGTTTGGGAGGGCCAGAAAAAAATGTACAGAAGGATGGTCAGATACCCATGGAAATTTCCTGTAATAAGGAAACAAAGGAGGAGTCTGCTGCATTGCCAGCTTGCAGCAAGCAGTTACCTGAAGGGTCTTCTCAGCTCACAGACTCACCCTGTGTTTCTTCTGACATCCTACAGCCTGTTTTGTCATTGCAGCTGGGGTCATCTGCTTCCTGGTCTCTGGAGCAAACTGCGCCCACTCAAGAACTAGCTGCATCTGACAAGGAAAACAATCAGTCCCTGGGACACAGGGAGgcaatttggggggaaaaaacagagaaagctGCCAATGAACTCAGTACCCTGAGAAAATTttcagtgtcatcagcatgggagAGACCAAGAGCTGGCAGCCTCCACCTGAAAGAAAACTCAGAATGTGAAAGTCCATTAAGCGCCAAATTACCCCCGTCAAAAACCAAGCTCTCTTCAAGAAATGAGAAGTTGAAAGAGGATGTGCAGTTGGGCGCGgatctgcaggaggaaaaaaattgcattaaaaagcaAGTGTCACTGGCAGATTCTGACTCTGAGGTCACGGACAAAGCAGCAGACAAAATGGTGGCTGGCTGTGTTTCTCAGGCCATTGATGCAATTCCAGTGGTATCCCAGTGCCAACCACGCAGTGAAGATAAAACTCCTTTTCAAGTAAAACTTAGATCCACTTCACTGTCCTTGAAATATAGAGACAGCTCTTCACCAGAATCGAAGGGGTTTAAAAGATACAGTGCAGAGATTAATTTAGAAAAAGAGGGATTGGCATCACTTCTAAAAGGTGAAAAGGCACAGATCAAAAAAACTGCTGATGTAAATATCAATGGCTCTGTGAATGACAACATAAAATCTAAAACAAAGCCCTCGGAACAGCTTAGCACAAAACCTCCATTGCCTAGGAAGCCTGTTTTGCAAAATGTAACTAATGCAAACAGTAACGTgaacgtggagaagcaggaaaaaGTCACTAAATCTCCTGAATCCAGAAGTAAAGACAGAgacttggggaaaaaatcatgtCCTTCAAAAGTGCCTGGTAAGACTTCTGATACTTTTATATAGTTGTCTAAGCTCATTTGAATTCAGAGAGGGGGTTTTTTATGGTCTTGAAAGGTATACTTCTCTTTGAAACAATGAAGATGACTTCTAGCAGTAACACATTCCTTACATTTGTTCCTTTGTACAGTTTACTAATCTGTTTGCCAAAGCAGAAGCATTGTATACATGCAGATGCAGTTTAATAGAAATTAAATGTTGCAacaaaaaatgagaaattaaacCTCTACTATTTCTCAAAGGGAAAGAGGGAATGATATCAGCAAAGTAATGTTTCAAAATCATTTGAGCTGATCATATCTCTTTGACTTAATGGAAGCCATGCGAGATAGTCTGCAAGTTCAGTCTGCAGCAGCATCCCATCTGTGCTAATGAAAAGTTACCCAGTGAAGTGGTATTTCTTTTCTAGTTCCAAACACTCGTTTTCCTTGTGGTCACTGATACTGACTTAGGCCCAGGTCCTCAACTGTATTTTAGGTGCCGAACTCCAgtgaaatacctttgaggatctgactgttaggccctgatcctgcaacaagCCCAGGAGTCCATCCACACAGAGGCAATTGCAGGAATGGACTCTTAATAAGAAATAGTGAAGCTTTTTGTAATGGCCAGGGTACTGGAAgagtagagttgccaaccctccaatattggcctggagtctccaggaattaaagatctttaattaaagattatgtcatgattaaatctccaggaatatgtcctaccaaaactggcaaccctatggAAGAGCCAAGCTCTGATCCACAAACCTATTTAAAAGAAAGTCCAAGGGGGGTTAGGGTACTGTGCAGTATGTTAGAATTTTTCAAAATCATCCCTTCTACCAGAGCAAGATGAAAACATGACCCTGAATACCCTACTGGCCACAGTCTGATTTCTCATTGAGATTTCTCTGGTAAGGTAACAGGAGGTCTAATGGAATTGTTGCACATTTTGAATTTGTGTATTTTAAAGATTAGCAATATTTTTGATATTGACTCTAAAAAGGTAGCTAGAGATTTTCACAACCAGATTTGTTGAAGTACAGAGATAGGTCCAAGTCTATATCTGAATGTGAACTTCTCcagttcagtgctatttggagTTTGTGGTGTTGTTTGGCCCAGTATAGAAAGACCTGAGACCCAACTCACCTATTGGCCAATGTTCAGGTATATGTGGCCAAATCAGATGTAGTACTGTGGTCCAAATCTACTAAAGAGCTGATTTCTCCTAGGTTTAGAATGAATAAGGATtctgtattaaaacaaaacaaaaaacccccacaaccaaCAGACATTTTTAACATTCTTTTGTAAGCATATTTTAGAATACATGAAAAATTGTTGCCTGACGTGACATAGAGCCATTCAATCTGGTTAGATTTAACTCCTCTTTTTATCTGAAAACCAGGGTTTGCTCATGACAATGATGTAACATTTCATTGCCGTTGCAGTAAAATGATAAATAATCTTACTGGAAAACTTGCAGAAAACTTTACTGGTTGCTCTTTAGTTATAGGACATTGACACTGAAAATCACATCTCTTTCTGAAAATGTTATGCTTACTAGTTTGCAACTTAAAGGACTGTAAATGAAAGAAGTTAAATTGTTTTCATTGGTTCCAatcttcagctgttgtaaatcagtgtagttctgttgacttccagggagctgtgccaatttataccagctaagaatctgaccTAGCgtgtttactttgtgtatttgacagcCCTTTGTGTACAGCCCAGTTTTATGGTTTTGCTGATGGGCCTTTGTACTTCCTATGTCACATGCTATTCTACTGACCACATTCTCAGGCAGCACTGGGGATGTTGGGGGAGCTCAAGTGCACGTAATTCAGTaacagagctgctgctgtttctccatTTGGAGCCAGGATGGTGTCTCCTTTTCCCAGgacccctgcactgagccaggaAGCAAGAGCAGCTGGGAGGATGGCCATGGTGGTCCCTATCTTCCCTCTCCAGACTCCTGCACCAAGCTGGGGAGAGATGAAAGctaagggtggggggagggtataCCTACCAGATTCCTCACTCCCCAGACTCTGGTAGTGTGCCAGGAAGCAATGGGAACCTAGTGGGGAAGCTGGAGGTGTGGAGGCTCCCTGGAGCTGTTCTGCAGTTCCTGAAGTTGGGAAACCTTACCTCATTGTTGTTTAGGAGGCTGGCAAGCAAGCTTGAGTGTGTGGttaggagtgggggtggggacagacaCATTTAGCAATGCTGCTCTCAGACCTGTCCTCTCTCCCTTGCTGAGAAGGCCTTTATAGATATTAGCATAGAAACAGAAAACCCCTTATCAAATATTTTtactggctttttttaaaaaaaagtcatatagTTGAAAAGCATCTGTCAGAGCACCCGTTAAAAAATCAGCCAATACAAAAAAATTCAAGTTAATCACGTTCATTTAACAGGAAAAGagctgttggagctgcaggataGTGATTCCAAAAGTAACATTCTGCAGGTGCAAACAAGCCTTTCAGGGTATGGATGACTCAGACCTCTGGAAGACTCATCCTTCTTTTTAATCGGGATATTGAAGGAGTTTACTAATTGTCTAGCATGCTCAGCACAATATTTATTCATGGTCTCCCATAAACTCCTTTGAAAGGTTTTATCATTGCTTGCTCACTGTAAACAAGACTGGAATAGCTGGGCTAGGGTTACAGACGTATTTAGTATAAGATATGAAATACTCATACAAGAACCCTGGATCATTTCATAAC
Proteins encoded in this window:
- the CRACDL gene encoding CRACD-like protein isoform X2; translated protein: MSSTRIMDAKLREAEGCGEDNSGKKKSKFKSFKKFFGKRKRKETLSSSGSITLKPCQSASDVTTPESRHIDYDSEDELESHTGIMGSRALSHDSIFIPEPAQEPARPVRVFSQENVSDRIRALQLKLQHGMKLGPPPPFGIRAKRGDDAGTSSEDDGLPRSPPEISLLHEILSSSTVTRFSDSHKHPSSLSLAGTGSEEEEQVTSGPSSRPHSTEGQLFPRHASAKTISPQTSDSSISPAADFDTPPEFSTCLDNSAAKHKLLIKPRNQRSSKMRRLPSRTQSESLNDLSCTPEEEEHDGREMLTDLTYEVFTTSHQKLTHSTAVTSDVASWQRPEMPKDFPHGLRHRDERPPTRQFTFESAIVQEASLHENNPEGCQTMLELTHSESDYPSPLEPKEKVITLYPPPDRETQREKEPSGTLSESTRNVCDVSVNTLNQENKQFFNGSSVNNLLSEEDTSTSTGSFSCLGGPEKNVQKDGQIPMEISCNKETKEESAALPACSKQLPEGSSQLTDSPCVSSDILQPVLSLQLGSSASWSLEQTAPTQELAASDKENNQSLGHREAIWGEKTEKAANELSTLRKFSVSSAWERPRAGSLHLKENSECESPLSAKLPPSKTKLSSRNEKLKEDVQLGADLQEEKNCIKKQVSLADSDSEVTDKAADKMVAGCVSQAIDAIPVVSQCQPRSEDKTPFQVKLRSTSLSLKYRDSSSPESKGFKRYSAEINLEKEGLASLLKGEKAQIKKTADVNINGSVNDNIKSKTKPSEQLSTKPPLPRKPVLQNVTNANSNVNVEKQEKVTKSPESRSKDRDLGKKSCPSKVPVITADSPGGTDSQSTPAWITIARQKQKGVQQEPEPTKEEKLVAQDIKSDTEKQNKEKERMKGSMKQQANFIRRNPSHLGPKTSSEEQRNETKSDVNEPLPRASPLSHHVPAQSSVLTEREEMNQFKKVSHSAPDQPSWMELAKKKSQAWSDMPQIIK
- the CRACDL gene encoding CRACD-like protein isoform X1; this encodes MSSTRIMDAKLREAEGCGEDNSGKKKSKFKSFKKFFGKRKRKETLSSSGSITLKPCQSASDVTTPESRHIDYDSEDELESHTGIMGSRALSHDSIFIPEPAQEPARPVRVFSQENVSDRIRALQLKLQHGMKLGPPPPFGIRAKRGDDAGTSSEDDGLPRSPPEISLLHEILSSSTVTRFSDSHKHPSSLSLAGTGSEEEEQVTSGPSSRPHSTEGQLFPRHASAKTISPQTSDSSISPAADFDTPPEFSTCLDNSAAKHKLLIKPRNQRSSKMRRLPSRTQSESLNDLSCTPEEEEHDGREMLTDLTYEVFTTSHQKLTHSTAVTSDVASWQRPEMPKDFPHGLRHRDERPPTRQFTFESAIVQEASLHENNPEGCQTMLELTHSESDYPSPLEPKEKVITLYPPPDRETQREKEPSGTLSESTRNVCDVSVNTLNQENKQFFNGSSVNNLLSEEDTSTSTGSFSCLGGPEKNVQKDGQIPMEISCNKETKEESAALPACSKQLPEGSSQLTDSPCVSSDILQPVLSLQLGSSASWSLEQTAPTQELAASDKENNQSLGHREAIWGEKTEKAANELSTLRKFSVSSAWERPRAGSLHLKENSECESPLSAKLPPSKTKLSSRNEKLKEDVQLGADLQEEKNCIKKQVSLADSDSEVTDKAADKMVAGCVSQAIDAIPVVSQCQPRSEDKTPFQVKLRSTSLSLKYRDSSSPESKGFKRYSAEINLEKEGLASLLKGEKAQIKKTADVNINGSVNDNIKSKTKPSEQLSTKPPLPRKPVLQNVTNANSNVNVEKQEKVTKSPESRSKDRDLGKKSCPSKVPGKTVPFPVITADSPGGTDSQSTPAWITIARQKQKGVQQEPEPTKEEKLVAQDIKSDTEKQNKEKERMKGSMKQQANFIRRNPSHLGPKTSSEEQRNETKSDVNEPLPRASPLSHHVPAQSSVLTEREEMNQFKKVSHSAPDQPSWMELAKKKSQAWSDMPQIIK
- the CRACDL gene encoding CRACD-like protein isoform X3, encoding MSSTRIMDAKLREAEGCGEDNSGKKKSKFKSFKKFFGKRKRKETLSSSGSITLKPCQSASDVTTPESRHIDYDSEDELESHTGIMGSRALSHDSIFIPEPAQEPARPVRVFSQENVSDRIRALQLKLQHGMKLGPPPPFGIRAKRGDDAGTSSEDDGLPRSPPEISLLHEILSSSTVTRVTSGPSSRPHSTEGQLFPRHASAKTISPQTSDSSISPAADFDTPPEFSTCLDNSAAKHKLLIKPRNQRSSKMRRLPSRTQSESLNDLSCTPEEEEHDGREMLTDLTYEVFTTSHQKLTHSTAVTSDVASWQRPEMPKDFPHGLRHRDERPPTRQFTFESAIVQEASLHENNPEGCQTMLELTHSESDYPSPLEPKEKVITLYPPPDRETQREKEPSGTLSESTRNVCDVSVNTLNQENKQFFNGSSVNNLLSEEDTSTSTGSFSCLGGPEKNVQKDGQIPMEISCNKETKEESAALPACSKQLPEGSSQLTDSPCVSSDILQPVLSLQLGSSASWSLEQTAPTQELAASDKENNQSLGHREAIWGEKTEKAANELSTLRKFSVSSAWERPRAGSLHLKENSECESPLSAKLPPSKTKLSSRNEKLKEDVQLGADLQEEKNCIKKQVSLADSDSEVTDKAADKMVAGCVSQAIDAIPVVSQCQPRSEDKTPFQVKLRSTSLSLKYRDSSSPESKGFKRYSAEINLEKEGLASLLKGEKAQIKKTADVNINGSVNDNIKSKTKPSEQLSTKPPLPRKPVLQNVTNANSNVNVEKQEKVTKSPESRSKDRDLGKKSCPSKVPGKTVPFPVITADSPGGTDSQSTPAWITIARQKQKGVQQEPEPTKEEKLVAQDIKSDTEKQNKEKERMKGSMKQQANFIRRNPSHLGPKTSSEEQRNETKSDVNEPLPRASPLSHHVPAQSSVLTEREEMNQFKKVSHSAPDQPSWMELAKKKSQAWSDMPQIIK
- the CRACDL gene encoding CRACD-like protein isoform X4 → MSSTRIMDAKLREAEGCGEDNSGKKKSKFKSFKKFFGKRKRKETLSSSGSITLKPCQSASDVTTPESRHIDYDSEDELESHTGIMGSRALSHDSIFIPEPAQEPARPVRVFSQENVSDRIRALQLKLQHGMKLGPPPPFGIRAKRGDDAGTSSEDDGLPRSPPEISLLHEILSSSTVTRFSDSHKHPSSLSLAGTGSEEEEQVTSGPSSRPHSTEGQLFPRHASAKTISPQTSDSSISPAADFDTPPEFSTCLDNSAAKHKLLIKPRNQRSSKMRRLPSRTQSESLNDLSCTPEEEEHDGREMLTDLTYEVFTTSHQKLTHSTAVTSDVASWQRPEMPKDFPHGLRHRDERPPTRQFTFESAIVQEASLHENNPEGCQTMLELTHSESDYPSPLEPKEKVITLYPPPDRETQREKEPSGTLSESTRNVCDVSVNTLNQENKQFFNGSSVNNLLSEEDTSTSTGSFSCLGGPEKNVQKDGQIPMEISCNKETKEESAALPACSKQLPEGSSQLTDSPCVSSDILQPVLSLQLGSSASWSLEQTAPTQELAASDKENNQSLGHREAIWGEKTEKAANELSTLRKFSVSSAWERPRAGSLHLKENSECESPLSAKLPPSKTKLSSRNEKLKEDVQLGADLQEEKNCIKKQVSLADSDSEVTDKAADKMVAGCVSQAIDAIPVVSQCQPRSEDKTPFQVKLRSTSLSLKYRDSSSPESKGFKRYSAEINLEKEGLASLLKGEKAQIKKTADVNINGSVNDNIKSKTKPSEQLSTKPPLPRKPVLQNVTNANSNVNVEKQEKVTKSPESRSKDRDLGKKSCPSKVPESF